A DNA window from Planctomycetota bacterium contains the following coding sequences:
- a CDS encoding cytochrome C oxidase subunit IV family protein has product MSHTASTTHATGVHAPGAHPLVGHLVPAWLLVFTGTVLLLLTAITVAVRYIDIGEFNIVVALGVALIKATLVCLFFMHLRWDRPFNILVFIASAVFVILMMAFLVMDTSQYFKDQFTGNAPEVETTLQANAPGAPVARFKSYSP; this is encoded by the coding sequence ATGTCTCACACCGCTTCGACAACCCACGCGACGGGCGTACACGCTCCCGGCGCGCATCCCCTCGTCGGCCATCTGGTTCCCGCCTGGCTGCTGGTCTTCACCGGCACCGTGCTGTTGCTGCTCACGGCCATCACGGTGGCGGTGCGCTACATCGACATCGGTGAGTTCAACATCGTGGTCGCCCTGGGCGTGGCCCTGATCAAGGCGACGCTGGTCTGCCTTTTCTTCATGCATCTGCGCTGGGACCGGCCCTTCAACATCCTGGTATTCATCGCCAGCGCCGTGTTCGTGATCCTGATGATGGCCTTCCTGGTCATGGACACCAGCCAGTACTTCAAGGATCAATTCACCGGCAACGCCCCCGAGGTCGAGACCACGCTGCAGGCCAACGCCCCCGGCGCGCCGGTGGCCCGCTTCAAGTCCTACAGCCCTTGA
- a CDS encoding DUF3179 domain-containing protein, with translation MSEGAPTGSPTLTFRSGGWVIALAGVLVLAILAWAFAGIFLGHHPKGDGQSVASYGFELGNLQTRGGALVASGNPRDFLLPLDRPKSIAGHDMLAYNAKLRSKFVVTADRVIGVEIGGQSRAYPLNLMNVHEIVNDELAGVPIAVTFSPLCDAAIVFDRRVGGATLDFGVSGLLLDSNLVMYDKSSSGAPSLWSQMGEEAIAGPAAGTKLVEIPNVNVCTWKHWLAEHPATEVILPDPQDEQRMKTFSYSRYLLSPRVDFPIGRMSRPDAMPDKMPIIAITAGGETRVVTLREAADRGGDAPWSFAVGGVPVVVTSQKEPASVLIRAADGTPIQVTPCLSFAWEAFHSAAASDQVRMPSQSVK, from the coding sequence ATGAGCGAGGGAGCGCCCACGGGTTCCCCGACGCTCACCTTCCGCTCCGGCGGCTGGGTGATTGCGCTGGCGGGAGTGCTGGTGCTGGCCATCCTGGCCTGGGCCTTCGCCGGAATTTTCCTGGGCCACCATCCCAAGGGAGACGGGCAGTCGGTCGCCTCCTACGGATTCGAGCTCGGCAATCTTCAAACCCGCGGCGGTGCCCTGGTCGCCAGCGGCAATCCGCGGGACTTCCTGCTTCCACTGGACCGGCCGAAGTCGATCGCGGGCCACGACATGCTGGCTTACAACGCGAAGCTGCGCTCGAAGTTCGTCGTCACCGCCGACCGCGTGATCGGCGTGGAAATCGGCGGCCAGTCTCGCGCCTATCCGCTGAACCTGATGAACGTGCATGAGATCGTGAACGACGAGCTTGCCGGCGTGCCGATTGCGGTCACCTTCAGCCCGCTCTGCGACGCGGCCATCGTCTTTGACCGCCGGGTCGGCGGCGCCACGCTCGACTTCGGCGTGAGCGGACTGCTGCTGGACTCCAACCTGGTGATGTATGACAAGTCTTCCTCGGGCGCGCCCAGCCTGTGGAGCCAGATGGGCGAGGAGGCGATCGCCGGACCCGCCGCGGGCACGAAGCTGGTGGAGATTCCCAACGTCAATGTGTGCACCTGGAAGCACTGGCTCGCCGAGCATCCCGCCACCGAGGTGATCCTGCCCGATCCGCAGGACGAGCAGCGGATGAAGACCTTCTCGTACAGCCGCTACCTGCTGAGCCCGCGCGTCGATTTTCCGATCGGCCGCATGTCCCGTCCCGACGCCATGCCCGACAAGATGCCGATCATCGCCATCACTGCGGGCGGCGAAACGCGCGTCGTCACGCTGCGCGAGGCGGCGGACCGGGGCGGCGACGCCCCTTGGAGCTTTGCCGTCGGCGGCGTCCCCGTGGTGGTCACCTCCCAGAAGGAACCCGCGTCGGTGCTGATTCGCGCCGCCGACGGGACGCCGATCCAGGTGACCCCCTGCCTCTCCTTCGCGTGGGAAGCGTTTCATTCCGCGGCGGCAAGCGATCAAGTCCGCATGCCAAGCCAGAGCGTGAAGTAA
- a CDS encoding COX15/CtaA family protein yields the protein MSPIILASSEGSSGMFGLLYAGLFLIGVMVVILRMRSQTLALGFATTTVQWGLAYLAMMGPGPVVGDALFALTLAAPIAAGFVAARTLRDQASPVGVGLVSGYVNLLVVGGLVGGGSSDSAMITQGALWGAGMLVGSGLLAWIGGAFGSKKSAAWPWPAPAALFAIVACGAIFLLLITGGLVTGLEAGLAVPDWPNTFGHNMLLYPVSEMKGGVYYEHAHRLFGMLVGATTLTTVLVVFREDRRGWVRLLSIAALLMVCGQGLMGGLRVTGKLTLSQQTAELSPSILLAIAHGIFGQIVFATVALLAAVLTTSWKTAAPLGGFAGAGSVRALTLAAPFVLIVQLFLGASYRHLQIPPRDGHPAFHPVWAMHGHLGFSIVAILAVVLAASRMSAAAREKPELKRLGSCATVLITLLIVQVLLGLLAYVAVLMRKDAAIPLWELAFTSAHQATGALLFAAAIQGAAWTRRLVVTAQSERA from the coding sequence ATGAGCCCGATCATCCTCGCGTCCTCAGAAGGCAGCTCCGGCATGTTTGGACTTTTGTATGCCGGTCTTTTCCTGATCGGCGTGATGGTGGTGATCCTGCGCATGCGATCGCAAACCCTGGCGCTGGGATTCGCCACCACGACGGTGCAATGGGGATTGGCCTACCTCGCCATGATGGGTCCGGGACCGGTCGTGGGCGATGCGCTCTTCGCGCTGACCCTTGCCGCGCCGATCGCAGCGGGCTTCGTCGCCGCGCGGACGCTGCGCGACCAGGCCTCGCCTGTGGGGGTCGGCCTGGTGTCCGGATACGTGAATCTGCTGGTCGTGGGCGGGCTGGTCGGCGGCGGCAGCAGCGACTCCGCGATGATCACGCAGGGGGCACTGTGGGGCGCGGGCATGCTCGTGGGCAGCGGCCTGCTCGCCTGGATCGGCGGCGCTTTCGGAAGCAAAAAATCCGCCGCGTGGCCCTGGCCCGCGCCGGCGGCGCTCTTCGCCATCGTCGCCTGCGGCGCCATCTTCCTGCTGCTGATCACCGGAGGTCTGGTCACCGGGCTCGAGGCGGGCCTCGCGGTGCCCGATTGGCCCAACACCTTCGGCCACAACATGCTGCTCTACCCGGTCAGCGAGATGAAGGGCGGCGTCTACTACGAGCACGCCCACCGGCTCTTCGGCATGCTGGTCGGCGCGACCACGCTCACCACGGTGCTCGTGGTGTTCCGCGAGGATCGCCGCGGCTGGGTTCGCCTTCTCTCCATCGCCGCGCTGCTGATGGTGTGCGGCCAGGGCTTGATGGGCGGCCTGCGCGTCACCGGCAAGCTCACGCTGAGCCAGCAAACCGCGGAGCTCTCGCCGAGCATCCTGCTGGCGATTGCGCATGGCATCTTTGGACAGATCGTCTTCGCGACCGTGGCACTGCTGGCGGCGGTGCTGACGACCTCTTGGAAAACCGCCGCACCGCTGGGCGGATTCGCCGGCGCAGGAAGCGTGCGGGCCCTGACACTGGCCGCGCCCTTCGTGCTGATCGTGCAATTGTTCCTGGGCGCCAGCTACCGGCATCTGCAGATTCCACCGCGCGACGGGCATCCGGCCTTCCATCCGGTCTGGGCCATGCACGGGCATCTGGGTTTCTCCATCGTGGCGATCCTTGCGGTGGTGCTGGCCGCGAGCCGCATGTCCGCGGCGGCGCGGGAGAAGCCGGAGCTCAAGCGGCTCGGCTCCTGCGCCACTGTGCTGATCACGCTTCTCATTGTCCAGGTCCTGCTGGGCCTGCTGGCCTACGTCGCGGTGCTGATGCGCAAGGATGCGGCGATTCCGCTTTGGGAGCTCGCCTTCACCTCCGCCCATCAGGCGACCGGAGCGCTGCTCTTCGCCGCGGCCATCCAGGGCGCCGCGTGGACGCGCCGGCTCGTGGTCACTGCGCAGTCTGAACGGGCTTGA
- a CDS encoding DUF1573 domain-containing protein codes for MRDAIKWSAWMIGLAMALGASAGMDPSASPVASAPAKPVGKPMSGAAPAADARVIADPAGLDFGVVSPHTLLEGNFKLMNISDKPLKVVAAQPSCQCTTVDIVGKEIPAKGSLEVPVTMKVSATGIKIANVKVVVEGEARPITLELRAEVAYAVRLAIADAAGKVQPYVDAAEDPSRLNGTAQVFSSDGKPFRVVSVQGETPKFVGWNPQSDPPRPKYEIQFALKGEPCEQVPKYLLVETDRADARIIDARVRHACTRISPAIDIAEFRSNAGVIAAGGTGTFDIEIKKMGGNRIGSVKAVDPKFEAELVGQKADGSSLMVTIRLKPSKDVSGVFMTPVRLFAVDEKGQPYITQRPEAGLPGQPAKILTLPSETDLLVYGKVE; via the coding sequence ATGAGAGACGCCATCAAATGGAGCGCGTGGATGATCGGCCTGGCGATGGCGCTGGGCGCGTCCGCCGGGATGGATCCCTCCGCGAGTCCGGTCGCGAGCGCGCCTGCAAAACCCGTGGGCAAGCCGATGAGCGGAGCGGCGCCCGCGGCGGACGCCAGGGTGATCGCGGATCCTGCCGGTCTTGATTTCGGCGTCGTCTCTCCGCACACCTTGCTCGAGGGCAACTTCAAGCTGATGAACATCTCGGACAAGCCGCTGAAGGTGGTGGCGGCGCAGCCCTCTTGCCAATGCACCACCGTCGACATTGTGGGCAAGGAAATTCCGGCGAAGGGCTCGCTTGAGGTGCCCGTCACCATGAAGGTGAGCGCCACCGGCATCAAGATCGCCAACGTGAAGGTGGTCGTGGAAGGCGAAGCGAGGCCGATCACGCTGGAGCTGCGCGCCGAGGTCGCCTACGCGGTGCGGCTGGCCATCGCGGACGCCGCCGGGAAAGTGCAGCCCTATGTGGACGCCGCTGAGGACCCATCGCGCCTGAATGGGACTGCGCAAGTGTTCAGCAGCGACGGCAAGCCTTTTCGCGTGGTTTCGGTGCAGGGCGAGACTCCGAAGTTCGTCGGCTGGAATCCGCAGAGCGATCCGCCGCGACCGAAGTACGAGATTCAATTCGCGCTCAAGGGCGAGCCCTGCGAGCAGGTGCCGAAGTACCTGCTGGTGGAAACCGACCGCGCCGACGCGCGGATCATCGACGCGCGGGTGCGCCACGCCTGCACCCGAATCTCGCCGGCAATCGACATTGCGGAGTTCCGGTCCAACGCGGGGGTGATCGCCGCCGGCGGCACGGGAACCTTCGACATTGAAATCAAGAAGATGGGCGGGAACCGGATTGGCTCGGTCAAGGCGGTCGACCCGAAGTTCGAGGCGGAGCTTGTCGGCCAGAAGGCGGACGGCAGCTCGCTGATGGTGACGATCCGATTGAAGCCCTCGAAGGATGTTTCGGGGGTTTTCATGACACCGGTGCGCCTCTTCGCGGTCGACGAGAAGGGCCAGCCCTACATCACGCAGCGTCCGGAGGCCGGACTCCCCGGTCAGCCGGCAAAGATCCTCACGCTTCCCTCCGAGACCGACCTGCTGGTCTACGGCAAGGTCGAGTAG
- a CDS encoding cytochrome c oxidase subunit 3, whose translation MGAVGFMVIKYFEYSHKIHDNLVWGKSFYVPPHDAAGEEEAKVLAVAPTASTTLAPANPAVFAVPSLATLPPVEATAIKPASQAPAGLATAHQEAKAEGLHEGGHDPAFAHPSTHLVDPKMPPNTHLFFAVYYAMTGLHGIHVLAGMVMIGWLLHRAIRGDFSSDYFTPVDVGGLYWHIVDLIWIFLFPLFYLIH comes from the coding sequence ATGGGCGCGGTCGGCTTCATGGTGATCAAGTACTTCGAGTACAGCCACAAGATCCACGACAATCTGGTGTGGGGCAAGTCCTTCTATGTTCCGCCGCACGACGCCGCGGGCGAGGAGGAGGCCAAGGTTCTCGCGGTGGCGCCGACGGCAAGCACCACGCTCGCGCCGGCGAACCCCGCGGTCTTCGCAGTTCCGTCGCTGGCGACCCTGCCGCCGGTCGAGGCCACCGCGATCAAGCCCGCCTCGCAGGCGCCCGCGGGCCTGGCCACGGCGCATCAGGAGGCCAAGGCCGAAGGACTTCACGAGGGCGGACACGATCCGGCCTTTGCCCATCCCTCCACGCATCTGGTTGACCCCAAGATGCCGCCGAACACGCACCTGTTCTTCGCGGTGTACTACGCCATGACGGGCCTGCACGGCATCCACGTGCTGGCGGGCATGGTGATGATCGGCTGGCTCCTGCACCGGGCCATCCGCGGAGACTTCTCCAGCGACTACTTCACGCCGGTGGACGTCGGCGGCCTCTACTGGCACATCGTCGACTTGATCTGGATCTTCCTCTTTCCGCTGTTCTATCTCATTCACTAA
- the ctaD gene encoding cytochrome c oxidase subunit I encodes MTTLEFDPILDTSAKSDNYLTHTRGFMSWAFTLDHKRIGVMYLVSVLVSFFVGGMFALLVRTELLTPGQTIPGVTADVYNQFFTLHGAIMVFLVIIPSIPAALGNFVMPIMLGAKDVAFPRLNLMSYYLWVFGALFTVSSLMMGGFDTGWTFYTPYSTTTPAGGVIPALTGVFILGFSSIFTGMNFIVTVHKLRPPGMTWFRMPLFLWAIYATAIIQVLATPVLAITLLLLIVERSFNIGIFDPSMGGDPVLFQHFFWFYSHPAVYIMILPSMGIISELISVHAHRHIFGYKFIALSSIAIAIFSFMVWGHHMFISGQSPLLNTLFSLISFSVAIPSAVKVFNWISTLYKGNIVLNTPMLYALSFLILFTIGGLTGIHLATLNTDVHLHDTYFVVAHFHYVMMGSALIGMIGGMHHWWPKMTGRMYNENLGRIACVIIFIGFNVTFFTQFFLGSQGMPRRYYDYQPEYQIYHVISTIGSYIMACGFLLTAYYLVSSLFGGRRAPANPWGGRSLEWQCASPPPYDNFATQPRVGDCYDFSCVRWDDKEQGYVVDRSLDPDLNTGAAEKKAH; translated from the coding sequence ATGACCACACTCGAATTCGATCCCATCCTCGACACGTCGGCCAAGTCCGACAACTACCTCACCCACACGCGCGGGTTCATGAGCTGGGCCTTCACGCTGGATCACAAGCGGATCGGCGTGATGTACCTGGTCAGTGTGCTGGTCAGCTTCTTCGTCGGCGGCATGTTCGCCCTGCTGGTGCGGACCGAGCTGCTCACCCCGGGCCAGACGATTCCCGGCGTCACCGCCGATGTGTACAACCAGTTCTTCACCCTGCACGGCGCGATCATGGTGTTCCTGGTGATCATCCCGAGCATTCCCGCGGCCCTGGGCAACTTCGTCATGCCCATCATGCTGGGAGCCAAGGACGTCGCCTTCCCCCGGCTCAATCTCATGAGCTACTACCTCTGGGTCTTCGGCGCGCTCTTCACGGTCAGCAGTCTCATGATGGGCGGCTTCGACACGGGCTGGACCTTCTACACGCCCTATTCGACCACCACGCCCGCCGGCGGCGTGATCCCCGCCCTCACCGGGGTCTTCATCCTGGGATTCTCCAGCATCTTCACCGGCATGAACTTCATCGTCACGGTGCACAAGCTGCGCCCGCCGGGCATGACCTGGTTCCGCATGCCGCTCTTCCTGTGGGCGATCTACGCCACCGCCATCATCCAGGTGCTGGCCACCCCGGTGCTCGCCATCACGCTGCTGCTGCTGATCGTCGAGCGCTCCTTCAACATCGGCATCTTTGATCCGTCGATGGGCGGCGACCCGGTGCTCTTCCAGCACTTCTTCTGGTTCTACAGCCATCCCGCGGTCTACATCATGATCCTGCCGTCAATGGGCATCATCAGCGAGCTCATCAGCGTGCACGCGCACCGGCACATCTTCGGCTACAAGTTCATCGCGCTCAGCTCCATCGCCATCGCCATCTTCAGCTTCATGGTGTGGGGCCACCACATGTTCATCAGCGGACAGAGCCCGCTGCTCAACACGCTCTTCAGCCTGATCTCCTTCAGCGTGGCGATTCCCAGCGCGGTGAAGGTGTTCAACTGGATCTCGACCCTCTACAAGGGCAACATCGTCCTCAACACGCCGATGCTCTACGCCCTGTCCTTCCTGATTCTGTTCACCATTGGCGGCCTGACCGGCATCCACCTGGCCACGCTCAACACCGACGTGCACTTGCACGACACCTACTTCGTCGTGGCCCATTTCCACTACGTGATGATGGGCTCGGCCCTCATCGGCATGATCGGCGGAATGCACCATTGGTGGCCGAAGATGACCGGGCGCATGTACAACGAGAACCTGGGGCGCATAGCCTGCGTCATCATCTTCATCGGCTTCAACGTCACCTTCTTCACGCAGTTCTTCCTGGGCAGCCAGGGCATGCCGCGCCGCTACTACGACTACCAGCCCGAGTATCAGATCTACCACGTGATCAGCACGATCGGCTCCTACATCATGGCCTGCGGATTCCTGCTCACCGCCTACTACCTGGTGTCCAGTCTCTTCGGCGGGCGCCGCGCTCCGGCAAATCCCTGGGGCGGCCGCAGCCTGGAGTGGCAGTGCGCCAGCCCGCCGCCCTATGACAACTTCGCCACCCAGCCGCGCGTGGGCGACTGCTACGACTTCTCCTGCGTCCGATGGGACGACAAGGAGCAGGGCTACGTCGTGGACCGCTCGCTCGATCCCGACTTGAATACCGGCGCGGCCGAGAAGAAGGCGCACTGA
- the cyoE gene encoding heme o synthase, with amino-acid sequence MNTSNADIEPADARTAAPPRGSRASDWSTLIKARLSLMVLGTTAAGFALAEPGGTDWPRFGWTMLGTFLAAASAAALNQAIEVRRDGLMHRTSRRPIPAGRVSVVGAVVAGMVLGYLGCFTLATQVNLYSCALAALTIVLYVAVYTPMKWMTTLNTLVGAVVGGIPPMIGWVGATGDLQRGAWVLGAILFVWQMPHFFALAWLHRGDYRRGGFLMLPAVEGSEHLAAQTSLLAALTLVPLGLMATLLGLAGLVSAIVSGLAGLGFAWFALRHLRRVDDASARAMFFASLIYLPLVLGTMVLDRGPLGTDAALRGGRGIMLDLPAPTTPAPTTSAPKAP; translated from the coding sequence ATGAACACCTCCAACGCAGACATCGAACCGGCGGACGCTCGCACAGCGGCCCCACCGCGCGGCAGCCGCGCTTCGGACTGGAGCACGCTGATCAAGGCGCGGCTGAGCCTGATGGTGCTGGGAACGACCGCCGCCGGATTCGCGCTGGCTGAGCCGGGCGGGACCGACTGGCCCCGCTTCGGCTGGACGATGCTGGGCACCTTTCTCGCCGCCGCCAGCGCCGCGGCGTTGAACCAGGCGATCGAAGTGCGCCGCGACGGCCTGATGCACCGCACCTCGCGCCGCCCCATCCCCGCGGGACGCGTCTCGGTGGTTGGTGCGGTGGTCGCCGGCATGGTCCTGGGCTACCTCGGCTGCTTCACGCTGGCCACGCAGGTGAACCTGTATTCATGCGCCCTGGCGGCGCTCACCATCGTCCTCTATGTGGCGGTCTACACGCCGATGAAATGGATGACCACGCTCAACACCCTGGTCGGCGCGGTGGTCGGAGGCATCCCGCCGATGATCGGCTGGGTCGGCGCGACGGGAGACCTGCAGCGCGGCGCGTGGGTGCTGGGGGCGATTCTCTTCGTCTGGCAGATGCCCCACTTCTTTGCACTGGCGTGGCTGCATCGCGGCGACTACCGGCGCGGCGGTTTCCTGATGCTGCCCGCGGTCGAGGGCTCGGAGCATCTGGCGGCGCAGACCAGCCTGCTTGCGGCGCTCACGTTGGTGCCGCTGGGATTGATGGCGACGCTTCTCGGCCTGGCGGGCCTGGTCTCCGCGATCGTGTCCGGCTTGGCCGGCCTCGGATTCGCCTGGTTCGCGCTGCGTCATCTGCGCCGCGTCGATGATGCCTCCGCCCGCGCCATGTTCTTCGCCTCGCTGATCTACCTGCCCCTGGTGCTGGGAACCATGGTGCTCGACCGCGGGCCCCTCGGCACCGACGCCGCGCTTCGCGGCGGCCGCGGAATCATGCTTGACCTGCCGGCGCCCACGACCCCCGCGCCAACAACCAGCGCGCCGAAGGCCCCATGA
- a CDS encoding cytochrome c oxidase subunit 3, with the protein MAIKTQKKVDPFSGPPQRFAAGVLGMWVFLVVIAMMFFGAIIGYLVIRMSPDLAEPFIPEGAEGLPNILIFSTIALMASGFTMHRATQRVRQGQPGQAHRAMSWTLLLAVAFLVLQSAAWISLYQHNVRPGENLYAWSFYVLTGLHAVHVMAGFVPLIRVWRKTAHGHYSKAHPEGIVYCEMYWHLLGGIWLVLYFTLWLGMRT; encoded by the coding sequence GTGGCGATTAAAACCCAGAAGAAAGTCGACCCCTTCTCCGGCCCGCCGCAGCGTTTCGCCGCTGGTGTGCTGGGCATGTGGGTCTTCCTGGTCGTGATCGCCATGATGTTTTTCGGCGCCATCATCGGGTACTTGGTCATCCGGATGAGTCCTGACCTGGCCGAGCCCTTCATTCCCGAAGGAGCGGAGGGCCTCCCGAACATCCTGATCTTCTCGACGATCGCCCTGATGGCGTCGGGGTTCACCATGCACCGTGCCACCCAGCGCGTCCGGCAGGGGCAGCCCGGGCAGGCGCACCGCGCCATGTCCTGGACTCTGCTCCTGGCGGTCGCCTTTCTCGTGCTGCAGAGCGCGGCGTGGATCTCGCTCTACCAGCACAATGTCCGGCCCGGCGAAAACCTCTACGCGTGGAGCTTCTATGTGCTCACCGGCCTGCACGCGGTTCATGTGATGGCGGGATTCGTGCCCTTGATCCGTGTGTGGAGAAAAACCGCCCACGGACACTACAGCAAGGCGCATCCGGAAGGCATCGTCTACTGCGAGATGTACTGGCACCTGCTCGGCGGAATCTGGCTGGTGCTTTACTTCACGCTCTGGCTTGGCATGCGGACTTGA
- a CDS encoding carbohydrate porin — protein MTMARRLVGSQMLLLWSAAALCAQTVPMPKPFDPVPDPPKAPTAPAKDESGPPDPNPLQAEENESVGAQSESAAKLNLSGEWPWTSNTMTGNWWGARSGLQNIGITLQGTATLDFVNVLGGGVVNGFTILSLVDVNATGDTQKMFGLQGGTIFVDFQTANQTRSTWELVPDFWGFDVLNSFGSFTALAQYWYQQEILGDRLKVKFGKIDANVDFAVPCTGLNFVNSAAYYPGAIVSDMPTYPKQAGGVEILGKPLEKFDVRFGFFDGTSNYANPSTGNVGPSTGAGGLSTFLWDNPGSYFMIAEAGPDWSVDGHDGKFRAGWFEQLGYTDIFGVAGPGVGLGPSGAYAYANQHVFDPDKGRVLGLEVFGQFSWSQPNRNPTQWSVMFGSQWQGVIESRPNDTVGILYAYNQFSGNSAVTTSPGTSESIVEAFYALQVTPWFSIQPDIQYISQTSPVAGMSIPGAWLLTVRLSFVF, from the coding sequence ATGACGATGGCGCGGCGGCTCGTGGGATCGCAGATGCTCCTGCTTTGGAGCGCCGCGGCGCTCTGCGCCCAGACCGTGCCGATGCCCAAGCCCTTTGACCCGGTGCCGGATCCGCCCAAGGCACCGACAGCGCCGGCGAAGGACGAATCCGGGCCGCCCGATCCAAATCCCCTGCAAGCGGAGGAGAATGAAAGTGTCGGCGCGCAAAGCGAGAGCGCCGCGAAACTGAACCTGAGCGGCGAATGGCCCTGGACCTCGAACACGATGACTGGCAATTGGTGGGGCGCGCGTTCCGGGCTTCAGAACATCGGCATCACGCTGCAGGGAACGGCCACGCTCGACTTTGTGAATGTGCTCGGCGGGGGCGTGGTGAACGGTTTCACCATACTCAGTCTCGTCGATGTGAATGCCACGGGCGACACGCAAAAAATGTTCGGCCTGCAGGGCGGAACCATCTTCGTCGATTTCCAGACTGCGAATCAGACGCGTTCGACCTGGGAGCTGGTTCCGGACTTCTGGGGATTCGATGTCCTCAATTCCTTCGGATCCTTCACAGCCTTGGCCCAATACTGGTACCAGCAGGAGATCCTGGGCGACCGGCTGAAGGTGAAGTTCGGCAAGATCGACGCCAACGTCGACTTCGCCGTTCCCTGCACGGGCCTCAATTTCGTGAACAGCGCCGCCTACTATCCCGGCGCGATCGTCTCGGACATGCCGACCTATCCCAAGCAGGCGGGCGGCGTCGAGATTCTCGGCAAGCCGCTGGAAAAATTCGACGTCCGCTTCGGCTTCTTCGACGGCACGAGCAACTATGCGAACCCCTCGACCGGCAATGTCGGGCCGAGCACCGGCGCGGGGGGGCTCTCCACTTTTCTCTGGGACAACCCCGGCAGTTACTTCATGATCGCGGAGGCCGGGCCGGACTGGTCCGTGGATGGGCACGACGGCAAATTCCGCGCCGGCTGGTTCGAGCAGCTCGGCTACACCGACATCTTCGGCGTGGCCGGCCCGGGTGTCGGCCTGGGACCCTCAGGAGCGTACGCCTACGCGAATCAGCATGTCTTCGATCCCGACAAGGGGCGTGTGCTGGGTCTCGAAGTTTTCGGGCAATTCAGCTGGAGCCAGCCCAACCGAAATCCAACGCAATGGTCGGTGATGTTCGGCTCGCAGTGGCAGGGTGTCATCGAATCCCGGCCCAACGACACGGTGGGAATTCTCTATGCGTACAACCAGTTCTCGGGCAACTCCGCGGTGACCACCTCGCCGGGCACCTCCGAATCCATCGTCGAAGCCTTCTATGCGCTGCAGGTCACGCCGTGGTTCTCCATTCAACCGGACATCCAGTACATCAGCCAGACCAGTCCCGTCGCCGGAATGAGCATCCCCGGAGCCTGGCTCTTGACCGTGCGGCTTTCGTTCGTCTTTTGA
- the coxB gene encoding cytochrome c oxidase subunit II — translation MSIASTILSNVLAGDPRQGGTIWLPPPDSNLAANSDSMFWWINAICYFFFIGIVIALVYLVAKYRLRKDQPFRTDGPHHHLPLEMTWALVPLLIVIFIFYFGFRDYLNFMTPPKNSFEISVQAQKWSWLFKYPNGATSEDLYVPAGRPVKLSMRSSDVLHCCYIPDFRVKKDLVPGRYSYMWFQTDDPTPTGWGHNLFCAEYCGTGHSNMNRKVYVLPQAEYDTWLVAQAQWLDKIPDEELYFRAGPKLYARCQQCHSLDGTKGIGPSWKGLWSRVSGGEGSDGKFADGTGYQSQIGPGKQYATPEDYIRESILNPGAHLVAGYSNAMPTFKGQLNDKGIDAVIGFMKHLDEFDTKGKYLKDVPPAPKVSMK, via the coding sequence GGAGATCCGCGCCAAGGCGGCACCATCTGGCTTCCGCCGCCCGACAGCAATCTGGCGGCCAACAGCGACAGCATGTTCTGGTGGATCAACGCGATCTGCTACTTCTTCTTCATCGGCATCGTGATCGCGCTGGTGTACCTGGTGGCGAAGTACCGCCTGCGGAAAGATCAGCCCTTCCGCACCGACGGCCCTCACCACCATCTGCCGCTGGAGATGACCTGGGCCCTCGTGCCGCTGCTGATCGTGATCTTCATCTTCTACTTCGGCTTCCGCGACTACCTGAACTTCATGACGCCCCCCAAGAACTCCTTCGAGATCTCGGTGCAGGCGCAAAAGTGGAGCTGGCTCTTCAAGTATCCCAACGGCGCGACCAGCGAGGATCTCTATGTGCCCGCCGGCCGGCCGGTGAAGCTCTCCATGCGGAGCTCGGACGTCCTGCACTGCTGCTACATCCCGGATTTCCGCGTGAAGAAGGACCTGGTGCCGGGGCGCTATTCCTACATGTGGTTCCAGACCGACGACCCCACGCCGACCGGCTGGGGACACAATCTCTTCTGCGCCGAGTACTGCGGCACCGGTCACAGCAACATGAACCGCAAGGTCTACGTGCTGCCCCAGGCGGAGTACGACACCTGGCTGGTGGCCCAGGCCCAGTGGCTCGACAAGATTCCCGATGAGGAGCTCTACTTTCGCGCGGGTCCCAAGCTCTACGCGCGCTGCCAGCAGTGCCACTCGCTCGACGGCACCAAGGGCATCGGTCCCTCCTGGAAGGGTCTGTGGTCGCGGGTCAGCGGCGGCGAGGGCAGCGACGGCAAGTTCGCCGACGGCACCGGCTACCAGAGCCAGATCGGACCCGGCAAGCAATACGCGACGCCTGAGGACTACATCCGCGAATCCATCCTGAACCCCGGCGCGCATCTCGTGGCCGGTTACAGCAACGCCATGCCGACCTTCAAGGGGCAGCTCAACGACAAGGGCATCGACGCCGTCATCGGCTTCATGAAGCACCTGGATGAGTTTGATACCAAGGGCAAGTATCTGAAGGACGTTCCGCCCGCCCCCAAAGTGAGCATGAAATGA